The genomic DNA TGATTGACATTACCAGGCAGGCTTTCTCACTCCTGTCTGTGTCCAAATGGTTCGGTGTAGAGAGCATGATGGCTTACGCACCTCGGCATTAATCTAAGCTCATTTTATCCCGCCCCAAATTCGGAGCGGGATATTTTTTATCTAAAATGGGACATTTTTGTCCTTGCGTCACGATCTATAATGAGACATATATGACCCATCACGAACGAAAGGTGATGGGCGATGGAACAGGCACAGACGGTCGAGCAGAAGGCTCCCGACATTTACACGCACAATGCCGCGAAAGATAAAAACGCACGCGACCTGATTGATGGTGCGCTGAAGCCTTATGGCGCTCGCATAACCAATGATGGGCGCATCCAGAAAGGCAACAAAGAGCCATCTGGAATTTATGTGACTTCTAGCAAAGGCCGCATTCGCTTCCGCTATGAGAACGGATCATTAGCCATGAGCGGCCCTCTAGAAGCTAAAACCGTAAAGGATTTCGTAGAGAAGTATTGGTTTTGGGCCCCGGTAAAAGGGCGAGCAAAATGAAGATGCAAAAAGCAGATTGGCGCGTTCTGGAAAAGGGCAGTAAGCGCGAAATAAGCATTATCGGGGCGTTTGGTGATGGGAAATCTGTCGATATAAAATTCGATGTCTTTGATCGCCGACGTATAATTGAACGCAATATTGCGCGCGGTTTCATCATGCCGGGTGAATACTTCAACAAATACAAAATAACCAAAGCTGGCTCTGATGAATTGGATAGGCATTTCCGCGCCATCCAAGAACGAAAGAAATCACGCGAAGAAAAACGCAAAAAGAAAGGCGCCGCATAATGTCCGGTACAATCCACAAAGACGGTATCCCCGAACGCATCGGAAGCGGTGCGCGGGATGTGTGCGACTGGTTCCAGTTTACGGCGCTGGGGCAGTTGTTCTGTCTGGCTGTGTTTTTCTACGGCCTGTTCGCGCTCATCGTTCTTACAGAACCCGGTCGCAAAATAGCTGAATACCTGATCGAGCTGGTCGTCATGATCGGATGCGATCTGTTTGGCGCGCCCTACCCCTACTGATGCCGCAATGTTTCCCGCTGCCCGCAGCGGGTTGCATGGCCGCATTGGCCGAATGTTTCTCCACGCTAGGAGTAGAAAATGGCTTACACAAACAAGACGTACGCAAACGCCGTGCGTGATGGCATGTTTAATACGGATGATGTGCCGGCGCATGTAGCGCATGAAATCCGCGAATATGAAGCGGCAATAGATCAACACTGCCAGATCATCATGCGCATGCGGCGGGATGAGTTTTCAGACCGCGGTTTTGCAGACACGATGATTAATTATTCCGAAGAAGCAATCTCGGAAATGGTCTGCGCGGTGCGTGAGCTACGCGAAAAGCGGAAGGAAAGCATTAAGTCTGCTGCCCTGTCGCATAATGACGACATGCGCAAAGTTGCGGAGTGCGCGGCATGAGCGCGTGGAATGAACACGAAGCAGTCGTGCACTCACTTCTCCTGCAACATGTCCCAGATGATAAACGCGACATGGCAATGAAGGCACTTTCCAATCTGACACGCGAATACGTGCGGATGGAATTGCAAAACCGCGATGCCATGGAAGCCGTGAGGCGTGCACATCCGTTTCGCATGCTGGAGGTTGCGTGATGGATGCCGTTCTCGCAACCCTCAATAGAGCGCACGCTGATTACATGCGCGAAGCCATGAAGGCGTGGAACGATCAGATCATCGCGTCTAGGGCGGGAGGGGCCAACACAGATGCATGCGCTCTTGAGGCCATTGGTGCGGCAGAGGATATGATGCGCAAGGCAAAGATGGCGACAGAACTTCTGCGCTCAGAACTCGCAAAGACGATGCAGCAGGACGGCGTAACAGGGTTTCAGTCTGATAACTGGAAGGCCAGCCTGCGTGAGCGGTTGCCGGAGCCAATGGTCACGGATGAAAAGGCACTTCAAGCCGCCCATCCCGAACTTTGGAAGCCGCAGCCGGATAAGTTCCAAACCACAGAAATGAAGAAACTGGCCCGGAAGCAGAATTTGCCCGGCGTCACAATGAGCAATGGCGGCGCTCCCGTTTTGGTTGTTAGCGCCCGGAAGGATGGTTGAAATGAGTAATGCACTGACAGCGACAGGCGGCTTTGCAATTGATGGGATGCAAGGAGCTATGAAGCTGGCTACGGCTATGGCGTCTGCAAAGATGGTGCCACAGCATTTGCAAGGGAGCCCGGGCGATTGCCTTATGGTTATTGAGCAAGCGATGCGCTGGCAGATGTCACCCTTTGCTGTAGCTCAGGCTACCGCCGTTGTGCGTGGAAAGATGTGTTTCGAAGGTAAGCTGGTCGCAGCGGCTATCCAGACGAGTGGAATACTTGAGGGGCGTCTGCGCTACGATTTTGAAGGAGACGGAGAAAATCGGAAGGTGATCTGCTCGGGGCATATCCGCGGCGAAAGCAAAGAGCGCACGGTTGAGGTCACTCTTGGGAGTGCCAAGACAAACAACGAATGGTGGGAAAAAACCCCTGACCAGATGCTGACATATCACGCAGCGCGGGTGTGGGCTCGGCGGCATGCTCCAGAAGTTATGCTAGGTGTTTATTCTCCTGATGAATTTGATGAGCCTCGCAACCAGCGGGAAGCAATAGATGTGACGCCTGATGCAAATGCAACCCTGACACCCCCCGCCCAGCGCGAACTGACAGAAGAAGAGCGCCACGAACGATACGTCACACTGTATACACGACGCGCCAACGCATGCACAAACACGGAATGCTGTGATGATCTGTGGAAGGCGTGGGATGAGAAGATCGATCAGGCACGCGAGATGGGGAAACCAATACCCTCTGGAACAGTTGACGCCGTTCGGAATATTATCTCGGAACGCATAGAGGCTTTCAAGGAAAAGGCTTACACAAACGCACCCGTTGATGGAGTGCCGGCATGATCCTCTTTTTTGATACGGAGACTACAGGCCTACCCGACCGGTACACTCCCCTCAATTCCGACCGGCAGCCGCATTGCGTGCAGCTTGCGGCCCTGCTGACAGAAGATGATGGAACGGAACGCGCAAGTCTGAATCTGATCGTTCACCCTGATGGGTGGACGATACCGGAAGCGGCGGCAAAGGTTCATGGCATCACAACGGAAATGGCGCAGCGTTGCGGTGTGCGCGAAGCAATCGCAGCCGCAGCCTTCTATGATCTGACCAAAAAGGCCGATCTTCTGGTTGCGCACAATATCAAATTCGATGTGCAGATCATCGACATCATGTTTGCACGTGTGCCGCGTGGATGGCGTCTGCTGGGCGAGAAGTTCTGCACGATGGATGCAGCCGCCCCGCTGGTGAACCTGCCACCAACAGAACGCATGATCGCTACGGGCATCGACAAGCCCAAAGCACCGAAACTGGAAGAATGTATCAAGCACTTCTTCAATGAAGAACTCAAAGGCGCTCACGATGCCATGGTGGACGTTCTGGCCTGTGCTCGTCTGTTCTTCCATTTGCGCGATGTGGAAGGAGCCGCAGCATGACCAAAAAACTAAAAATCCTCGGCCCTTACACGCCAGAACATGAAGGGCCGTTTTGCACGCGGGATGGTATCCCCGTCGAATTGAAAATCCGCGATGGGAGATCTATTTGTCCATTGCAAGGCTATATCGGCGACGAAAAAATACTTACCAAATGGTGGTCAGACGGGCGATATACGCGGGCTTGTGAAATGTCATTGGACCTCATGAACGCCCGCGAAGTTCCTGTGGCGCGGGAGTTTTGGGTTAATGAATATGCACGGGGATTTGGAGCTCTTAACACCACTCGAGAAGAGGCATTACGAACACGCGATTTGTGCCAGTTCAGTCACATAATCCACGTCCGCGAAGTGCTGCCGGGAGAAGGCGAATGACCCAGCTCCTCCCCATAAGTTGGCTACATCAACCCACTGGTGGCAGACGCCCTACGCGACCCAACCAGCGGCATCAATGCTACGCAATTACGGGCAGAGCGTAATGGGCCTGTGTCAGAGCCGCTTGTTTTGAAGGCTGATGCGGATGCGGTGATTGCAAAGAGCACCGCAAGAATTGCGGAACTAGAAGAAGCCCTGAAAGGCCCGGAAGCATGAGCGCGATGACTAACACCAACTGGCCCGACCCAACGCTGCCCGGTTATCCGTCATGGCCAGAGTATTACGGCGAGCATGTTCTTATCGAAAGAAGAACGGGAAATAAGGTTCCCGGCATTTGGAATTCACCCTATGCCGAGTGGATTCTGCCGAACGGCAGCTTTAAAGCCAAAAATGCTGCCAATTACTATATTTATTCCCATTGTGCCTGTCTCGGCCCCTCCCCCATCAGCCCGCGGATGTCCGAAATTCTGGCGTCGGAAAGGGAGAGGGCCGCTAAGGCCGCAACAGAAGTCAGAGATACATACTATGCACAGCGCGAAGAAGCGAAAAGTGACGACGAGCGGATTTATGCCGACGAACGCATGCGTGCCGCGCAGGAATGTGCCGAAGCCATTCGCAACCTGGGAGCCACGCCATGAGGACGAGAGAGGAGCAGATCGCAGATTTAGAAAACCAATTTGGTGAGGAGGGCACGTTCGCATTTGTGGATGATAGAGATGCAGCCACCAAACACATAATCGAAGCAGAGCAACGCGGATACGAACGCGCACGGGCAGAATGTGCGGCTGATACGCGGCGGTTGGAGTGGTTGGCGGATATGAAAGTAGGAGTTGAATACAGAGAAGAATTTGGTTGGGGAGTATATGAAATACTTGAGGGAATGCTTGGAGAGGCACCCACCCTGCGCAAAGCCATTGATGCAGCTATGGAGGGCGGGAATGGGTGAGATCACACCACGGCTTTTGTCAGCAGAGGAAGCGGCGCGATATGTAGGCCTGTCCCGACCTGCATTTCAGGCTACTATCGGGAAAGAAATTCCGCCCATTAAGACCGGCGTGCGCCGCTTGATATGGGACAGGCTGGCTCTTGATCGCTGGATTGATTCCCAATCCGGTATCAATAATCAGGAAGCGCCCAAAGAAGTTAATCCATTAGACGCATTGATGTGATTGCCGTTCGAATAAAATATGTTCAGAAACACAGGGGGAGAGATGGCAGGGTCAGGTATTATTTCCGACATCCCCGCCTGCCCCGTGTTTCTCTACCCGATCTGCATAGTGATGATTTCTGGCCTGCGTATCAAAAGGCATTATCGCAAAATACGTTTCAAGAAAAACAGACCATGAAAGAAGGCGGTACATTCTCCGCTTTATGTGAGGCGTGGCTACGCTCAGCGCATTACATAGGGCTGAAACCATCAACACAACGCGGATACAGAAATATCGTGCGCCGTATGCAACTGGAGGATTTTGCAGATCATCAGGTCAGATATTTCACCACTCCCCATATAAGAGCATTTATTGGCAGGAAGTCCAAAACACCAGCAGCGGCTAATCACTGGCTGAAAATGTTTGGTATGATTTTCCAGTATGCTGTCGATAGAGGAGAAATTGAACGGAACCCGGCCACAGGTATCTCTCGCATGAAAGAAAAGAGTGTTGGAGCAAAGTCGTGGGAAGATTCTGAGATAGCTCAATATGAAAACTATTGGCCCTCTGGTTCCACAGCGCGGCTGGCGCTGTATCTGCTTCTTTACACCGGACAGAGGCGCAGTGATGTGGTTCGTATGGGATGGGCTGATATTCAGGAAGACGGGCTACTATCAGTGCAGCAAATGAAGACTGGCACACGGTTACTCATTCCCCTTCACCCAGCATTAGCGAGGGAAATTGACCAAGCCCCTAAAACGCATTCTACATTTCTCACGATCGAAGACGGGAAACCTTTTTCAGTTCATGTGTTCTCCCATCGTGTTACGAAATGGGTTGAAATGTGCGGGATAAAAGAGCGCCTTTCACCACACGGGCTTCGCAAGGCTGCGGCCCGCAGAATGGCAGAGGCAGGATGCTCACCTCATCAAATCGCTTCCATTACTGGCCACAAGACGTTGAGCGAGATAGAGCGTTACACGAAGGCGGCAGATCAAGCACGTCTGGCAAGAGAAGCAGTGCTAAAAATAGGGCGCGGGAGTTTTACAAAATCCTGAAAGTTGCTGATTTTTAGAGTATAAAATATTTGAGTTTTACACTCTAACCCATTGACAAATATACAGCCTAGAGTCGCCCACAGATTCTGCGGATGCTCCGGTGGGTAAGCCTGTGGATAACGTGTACAACCTAAGTGAAAATCGTGATCTGTACAGACCTCTTCCCACGCTTACCGCCGTATTTTACGTGGTGACGGCAAGCGCCAGAAACTCTGCTTAATGTTATCCGCCACACCCGGAAACGGATCTACCCCTGTATTGCGAATAAGGGTTGCTACAGTCACCTGATCGCAATGTGGAGAACGTTGTGCGTTCTTGCAGACATATACGCCCGCAGCTTGACGCCGGGCGGAATACACAGCCTTCCATGTAGAAGACGGCACAAACACGTGGTCTGCCCCAATAGTTGGAATAGGATGACCATGAAAAGCAGGGCCGGTGACCACATATAAATCACCTTCCTGCACAGCCAGTTCCCGCACTGTATATTCAATACGTGCCCAAATGCCCTGATTGAGCGTAATGGATTGCGGTACCATGTTAGAATACGCAAAAGTTTCAAATTGTGCTGTAGGGGTTGGCTGATCCGCACTGGGCGCCATGTGCCCCCTGCTGTAGCCAGATTTTTTGTAATCCTGATCTCGGCTTCCATCTGGCCAGCGGGAATCTTCATAAAAAGTGCCAGCACGCATCAAGCGTTCTGCAAGGCGTACATTATTTGCCTGCAAATGCTCCGCTGCCCACAAAGGTGTGTGCGTGACAGATGAAACCAAAACAGCATAGCCGGTGTTACAAAGCAGTTCTGTCTGCTTCAACATGAAAGGCCGCGTTATTGTGGGCAATCTGTTTTCTGGCCCAAAAGCCTGACATGCTGCGTTTTCCTGCGCCCAAGCACCAGAAACTGGCAGGCACGCCACAGCCATGCCCAAGCATATTTTAGCAACACGCAAACTCATTGAACGGATACCAGCGTGGAGCCATGTTTTGAATACACAATGCTGCCTTTGTTGAATGCCATAAAACACAGGATGTCTTTATAGAAAAGATAATGCCCAAACAAAGGCACATAAAACAAAATCAGCCATAGTTATGGAGCAAAAATGGAGCAACCCACACCTTCCGCCCCGGATACGCCAGAAACCCTGCGCGAACACCGCACGCAAATGATGACGGCAAAACTACCCACCAAAATGCGCCGTGGCATAGAGTGGTTACGCAAACCCGAGCAAAAATGGGTGCGTCTGCCTTCTGGGCTGTTATTAATTTTGGGTGGGCTGCTTTCCTTTTTACCTGTGTTGGGTGTGTGGATGCTGCCTTTGGGGATTTTACTGCTGGCGGAAGATATTCCGCTCTTTCGTAGCCTGAGCGGTAAGATGTTGGGCTGGATTGCCCGGCGCAAGCCCTCGTGGTTGGGCATTGCCGAAAATGAAACGGAAGAAGAAGCCTTCCTGCGTATTAAAACCTTTCTGGAGCAGGATTTGTATCATCCCTGAAGTTTTTGTCCGCAGGTATCTTGACTGCCAAGCTTAGCGTCCTTGTCCACAGATTCTGCGGATGCTCCGGTGGGTAAGCCTGTGGATAACGGGCACAACCCGTGTGAGTCATGCTAATGATTTCCCCACACTCCGTATCAATCTCTGCATCTGGTTGAACATCTTTTCCATCATTTCACTTACTGTCCCGCATCATGCATGGCTGTGGTTTGCATGATATTCGGCGCAGAATCTGGTCAACCGCACCCCCGCCCGATATGAACCCTGCAAATATTAAAAAAGCAGGGTCAGATGGCAGGCAAATATAACAAAAACATAGAAATACAGCTTATGCGCATTATCTCCATTGCCTTGGTTGTTATGGCGCATCAGGCATCACTCCGCACCAATATTCACCCACATTTTGGGGAAAGCCTCGGAACAGTTTTGCGTCCTTGGTTGGGTGTAGATATTTTCTTTGTCATATCCGGTTATTTCATGGGTTATATGGTTTTGGGAAAATCCAAACCCAACATGGAATTGGCAGAAAAAG from Acetobacter ascendens includes the following:
- a CDS encoding recombinase RecT produces the protein MSNALTATGGFAIDGMQGAMKLATAMASAKMVPQHLQGSPGDCLMVIEQAMRWQMSPFAVAQATAVVRGKMCFEGKLVAAAIQTSGILEGRLRYDFEGDGENRKVICSGHIRGESKERTVEVTLGSAKTNNEWWEKTPDQMLTYHAARVWARRHAPEVMLGVYSPDEFDEPRNQREAIDVTPDANATLTPPAQRELTEEERHERYVTLYTRRANACTNTECCDDLWKAWDEKIDQAREMGKPIPSGTVDAVRNIISERIEAFKEKAYTNAPVDGVPA
- a CDS encoding 3'-5' exonuclease, translated to MILFFDTETTGLPDRYTPLNSDRQPHCVQLAALLTEDDGTERASLNLIVHPDGWTIPEAAAKVHGITTEMAQRCGVREAIAAAAFYDLTKKADLLVAHNIKFDVQIIDIMFARVPRGWRLLGEKFCTMDAAAPLVNLPPTERMIATGIDKPKAPKLEECIKHFFNEELKGAHDAMVDVLACARLFFHLRDVEGAAA
- a CDS encoding helix-turn-helix transcriptional regulator codes for the protein MGEITPRLLSAEEAARYVGLSRPAFQATIGKEIPPIKTGVRRLIWDRLALDRWIDSQSGINNQEAPKEVNPLDALM
- a CDS encoding site-specific integrase, with the translated sequence MKEGGTFSALCEAWLRSAHYIGLKPSTQRGYRNIVRRMQLEDFADHQVRYFTTPHIRAFIGRKSKTPAAANHWLKMFGMIFQYAVDRGEIERNPATGISRMKEKSVGAKSWEDSEIAQYENYWPSGSTARLALYLLLYTGQRRSDVVRMGWADIQEDGLLSVQQMKTGTRLLIPLHPALAREIDQAPKTHSTFLTIEDGKPFSVHVFSHRVTKWVEMCGIKERLSPHGLRKAAARRMAEAGCSPHQIASITGHKTLSEIERYTKAADQARLAREAVLKIGRGSFTKS
- a CDS encoding DNA/RNA non-specific endonuclease produces the protein MSLRVAKICLGMAVACLPVSGAWAQENAACQAFGPENRLPTITRPFMLKQTELLCNTGYAVLVSSVTHTPLWAAEHLQANNVRLAERLMRAGTFYEDSRWPDGSRDQDYKKSGYSRGHMAPSADQPTPTAQFETFAYSNMVPQSITLNQGIWARIEYTVRELAVQEGDLYVVTGPAFHGHPIPTIGADHVFVPSSTWKAVYSARRQAAGVYVCKNAQRSPHCDQVTVATLIRNTGVDPFPGVADNIKQSFWRLPSPRKIRR